From one Microlunatus sp. Gsoil 973 genomic stretch:
- a CDS encoding Gfo/Idh/MocA family protein yields the protein MSRSASAGSNEVVRSLWMKCHGAATGMVEVRGMVIGTGWAGEGYATALRRSGVDVVALCGRSPEPARAVGARLGIDDVRLDWRAALDELEPDVVAITTPAGPHREMVEHAARRGAHVVCEKPLGRSGPEARRMLDAVEGAGVRHAYGGTSRYTPGLVKARDLVIEDAIGELREIEVVVHMNLPPLLPYCWVHSLEAGGGMLMNGMPHGLVQAEYVSGGKAVWAIGHTDVVVDRVPVGPPVHDFRLWTPIDPDEAAHGPWRENDADMTATAVIGIELPGGRMITALFHLAAFTATRHVGYLAVHGTKGSIQLDDAPWFSRMSYRSAASDQWTEVPFTAEENPIQSGWDHLIKDFAADINGHRTGSYPTFTDGWRANELMDQVRASRPTAAHQPA from the coding sequence ATGTCGCGATCGGCAAGCGCCGGGTCGAACGAGGTCGTACGGTCGTTGTGGATGAAGTGTCACGGTGCTGCGACGGGGATGGTCGAAGTGCGAGGGATGGTGATCGGGACCGGTTGGGCCGGCGAGGGCTATGCGACCGCTCTGCGCAGATCGGGTGTTGATGTCGTGGCCTTGTGCGGTCGAAGTCCTGAGCCCGCGCGCGCAGTGGGCGCCCGGCTCGGAATCGATGACGTACGACTGGACTGGCGCGCTGCGCTCGACGAGCTCGAACCCGATGTCGTGGCGATCACCACGCCGGCGGGACCGCACCGCGAGATGGTCGAGCATGCCGCGCGACGTGGCGCGCACGTGGTCTGTGAAAAGCCATTGGGACGCAGCGGACCTGAGGCTCGCCGGATGCTCGACGCGGTCGAGGGAGCCGGTGTGAGACATGCCTATGGCGGGACGAGCCGGTACACACCGGGACTCGTCAAGGCCAGGGACCTGGTGATCGAGGACGCCATCGGCGAGCTGCGCGAGATCGAGGTGGTGGTCCACATGAACCTGCCACCGCTCCTTCCGTACTGCTGGGTGCACAGCCTGGAGGCGGGCGGCGGCATGCTGATGAACGGTATGCCGCATGGTCTTGTCCAGGCCGAGTACGTCTCGGGCGGCAAGGCGGTGTGGGCGATCGGCCACACCGACGTGGTCGTGGATCGTGTTCCGGTCGGCCCGCCCGTCCACGACTTCCGGTTGTGGACCCCGATCGACCCCGACGAGGCCGCCCACGGCCCATGGCGGGAGAACGACGCCGACATGACGGCGACCGCCGTCATCGGCATCGAGCTGCCCGGCGGACGAATGATCACGGCGCTGTTCCATCTGGCCGCCTTCACTGCCACCCGACATGTCGGCTACCTCGCGGTGCACGGGACGAAGGGCTCCATCCAACTCGATGACGCACCATGGTTCAGCCGGATGTCGTACCGGAGCGCGGCGAGTGATCAGTGGACGGAGGTCCCGTTCACAGCCGAGGAGAATCCGATCCAGTCGGGGTGGGATCACTTGATCAAGGATTTCGCTGCCGACATCAACGGGCACCGCACCGGCAGCTATCCGACCTTCACCGACGGCTGGAGAGCCAACGAGTTGATGGATCAG
- a CDS encoding NAD(P)/FAD-dependent oxidoreductase, giving the protein MEHVETVIIGAGQAGLSTAYHLRRRGRECLVLESNQRIGDGWRQQWDTLRLYSPAKFDGLPGMPFPAAPWAFPSKDEVADYLETYAADNALPVRLGVRVRRLSADDAGGFGISADGGTIHADQVVVATGTFGRTPNVPAAAKELDPTILQLHSSEYRRPSQLQPGPVLVVGASHSGTDIAYEVAPRHPTTLVGRDCGEIPVRLESRRMHVLFPALLFMWRHLVTRRTPLGRKEMPEVRAHGGPMLRVKRADLVARGVVRNEARVIGGRDGLPVLADGTVISATNVVWATGFRQDFDWIDLPVFGDDGYPREYRGVVASAPGLFFCGLSFQYAFSSMLLAGVGRDAELVARRIAERAGRPAVRTTRGQAAAA; this is encoded by the coding sequence ATGGAACATGTCGAGACGGTGATCATCGGCGCCGGCCAGGCCGGCCTATCCACTGCTTATCACCTGCGCCGGCGAGGCCGGGAATGCCTGGTACTGGAGAGCAACCAACGCATCGGTGACGGCTGGCGTCAGCAATGGGACACACTGCGGTTGTACTCACCGGCCAAGTTCGACGGCCTCCCGGGGATGCCCTTCCCGGCAGCGCCGTGGGCGTTCCCGAGCAAGGACGAGGTCGCCGACTACCTCGAGACGTACGCCGCCGACAACGCGCTTCCGGTGCGGCTCGGTGTCCGCGTCCGTCGGCTGTCGGCCGACGATGCCGGTGGGTTCGGGATCAGCGCCGACGGCGGGACGATCCACGCCGACCAGGTGGTGGTGGCGACCGGCACCTTCGGTCGTACGCCGAATGTGCCGGCGGCCGCCAAGGAACTCGACCCGACGATTCTGCAACTGCACTCCAGCGAGTATCGGCGGCCGAGCCAACTGCAGCCCGGTCCGGTGCTGGTCGTCGGAGCTTCTCACTCGGGCACCGACATCGCCTATGAGGTGGCGCCGCGCCATCCGACCACGCTGGTCGGCCGGGACTGTGGCGAGATCCCGGTCCGGCTGGAATCGCGGCGGATGCACGTGCTCTTCCCCGCGCTGCTGTTCATGTGGCGGCATCTGGTGACCCGACGGACGCCGCTCGGCCGCAAGGAGATGCCCGAGGTCCGGGCCCACGGCGGGCCGATGCTGCGGGTCAAGCGGGCCGATCTCGTCGCCCGCGGCGTCGTCCGCAACGAGGCCAGGGTGATCGGTGGCCGCGACGGCCTCCCGGTGCTCGCCGACGGCACGGTGATCAGCGCGACCAACGTCGTCTGGGCGACCGGGTTCCGACAGGACTTCGACTGGATCGACCTGCCCGTCTTCGGCGACGACGGCTATCCGCGGGAATACCGCGGTGTGGTGGCGTCCGCGCCCGGTCTGTTCTTCTGTGGCCTGTCGTTCCAGTACGCGTTCTCCTCGATGCTGCTGGCCGGAGTCGGACGGGACGCCGAACTGGTGGCCCGACGGATCGCCGAACGAGCCGGGCGGCCCGCCGTCCGGACTACCCGAGGACAGGCCGCGGCAGCCTGA
- a CDS encoding LuxR family transcriptional regulator, with product MGFVDELIRAREDYERGDWARALDTWSGLDADEMDASDLRAAAASAYLLGRVAAAIDYYQRGFRLSNGTGDPAGAARCAFHLSMIHATAGEPSLAAGWTARAAQVVGGLDDDAVEQGYLAFLVMFQHLAERAWPTAAALAARATGLGRLHRDPDLLALGLCSMGRIDIYSGRVDDGLTALDEAMAVLTAGEVSPGVCGNVYCTAIEGCQEIAEFGRVAEWTSALHRWCAALPGLVTFTGQCSVHRGQVMRLRGAFAQALDEFEHAIERYRHADSLPAAGLAESERGDVLRVMGDYTAADAAYQRSAELGLDPQPGLALLWLATGRPEAAVGAVRRLLAEQTEPTAGCRLLPAAVEVLLAAGSVEEARTAATALDEVATRLGTSAVQAMAAYADGAVELAVGDAAGSLPYLRKAAQLWGRVDSPYEVARTRVLIGRALGTMGDGGSAETEFRTATATFAALGAAPAAAETERLLLPDTPPGGLTVREAQVLRLVAEGRSNAAIATELVLSEKTVARHLSNIFTKLDVGSRTAAAAYAFEHHLI from the coding sequence ATGGGCTTCGTCGACGAACTCATACGGGCGCGCGAGGACTACGAGCGCGGCGACTGGGCCCGCGCGCTCGACACCTGGTCGGGCCTCGACGCCGACGAGATGGATGCTTCGGACCTGCGCGCGGCAGCAGCCTCCGCCTACCTGCTCGGCCGGGTCGCTGCCGCGATCGACTACTACCAGCGTGGGTTCCGGCTGAGCAACGGCACCGGTGATCCGGCGGGCGCGGCACGCTGCGCATTCCATCTGTCGATGATCCACGCCACTGCCGGCGAGCCGTCACTCGCCGCGGGTTGGACGGCTCGGGCGGCCCAGGTCGTCGGAGGGCTCGACGACGACGCCGTCGAACAGGGCTACCTCGCCTTCCTGGTGATGTTCCAACACCTGGCGGAGAGGGCTTGGCCGACTGCTGCCGCACTCGCCGCCCGCGCGACCGGGCTCGGCCGGCTGCATCGCGATCCCGATCTGCTGGCGCTCGGGCTGTGTTCAATGGGCCGGATCGACATCTATTCCGGCCGGGTCGACGACGGGCTGACGGCCCTCGACGAGGCGATGGCCGTGCTGACGGCCGGCGAGGTGTCCCCTGGGGTCTGCGGGAACGTCTACTGCACCGCCATCGAGGGCTGTCAGGAGATCGCGGAGTTCGGCCGGGTGGCGGAGTGGACGTCGGCGCTCCACCGCTGGTGCGCCGCCCTGCCCGGGCTGGTCACCTTCACCGGGCAATGCTCGGTCCACCGTGGCCAGGTGATGCGGCTGCGCGGTGCGTTCGCTCAGGCTCTCGACGAGTTCGAGCACGCGATCGAGCGGTATCGACACGCAGACTCGCTGCCGGCCGCCGGTTTGGCGGAGTCGGAACGCGGAGATGTCCTCCGGGTGATGGGTGACTACACGGCCGCGGACGCCGCCTACCAACGGTCGGCCGAGCTGGGCCTCGACCCGCAACCCGGGCTCGCGCTGCTCTGGCTGGCCACCGGGCGGCCGGAAGCCGCCGTCGGGGCCGTCCGCCGGCTGCTCGCCGAGCAGACCGAGCCGACGGCTGGCTGCCGGCTGCTGCCCGCCGCCGTCGAGGTCCTGCTTGCCGCCGGGTCCGTCGAGGAGGCTCGGACCGCCGCGACCGCACTCGATGAGGTGGCGACCCGGTTGGGGACCTCCGCCGTGCAGGCGATGGCCGCCTACGCCGATGGTGCCGTGGAACTGGCGGTCGGCGATGCCGCGGGATCACTGCCGTACCTCCGCAAGGCTGCTCAGTTGTGGGGGCGGGTGGACAGCCCGTACGAGGTCGCTCGCACCCGGGTGCTGATCGGCCGCGCACTCGGCACAATGGGCGACGGCGGCTCAGCCGAGACCGAGTTCCGCACCGCCACGGCGACCTTCGCTGCCCTCGGTGCCGCACCCGCGGCGGCCGAGACCGAGCGGCTGCTCCTTCCCGACACACCCCCGGGAGGGCTGACGGTCCGCGAGGCCCAGGTCCTCCGGTTGGTCGCGGAGGGCCGCAGCAACGCCGCGATCGCGACCGAACTGGTGCTCAGCGAGAAGACGGTGGCCCGGCACCTGTCCAACATCTTCACCAAGCTCGACGTCGGCTCCCGGACCGCTGCCGCCGCCTACGCCTTCGAGCACCACCTCATCTGA